One part of the Arabidopsis thaliana chromosome 1 sequence genome encodes these proteins:
- a CDS encoding GPI-anchored adhesin-like protein, putative (Protein of unknown function, DUF547) (Protein of unknown function, DUF547; CONTAINS InterPro DOMAIN/s: Protein of unknown function DUF547 (InterPro:IPR006869); BEST Arabidopsis thaliana protein match is: Protein of unknown function, DUF547 (TAIR:AT3G13000.2); Has 699 Blast hits to 674 proteins in 105 species: Archae - 2; Bacteria - 80; Metazoa - 34; Fungi - 2; Plants - 533; Viruses - 0; Other Eukaryotes - 48 (source: NCBI BLink).), whose product MSGDSLLTSKQGGGSLSIYSQPKNVTKEFNGRDSPKNSKFHHYRFELEHDVKRLKNQLQKETAMRALLLKASDQSHKIELSHASSLPRSVQELLTNIAAMEATVSKLEQEIMSLHFLLIQERNERKLAEYNLTHSLSPPNALDLVRLSEKNESLRPKDHKAQPRSKVAKSLQSFDNANELSKEMIRCMRNIFVSLGETSAGSKSSQETASVSSRENPPSSSTSWWSPSEHSRISRWAQSPRIDIQKNSDVLATESDVFDLYTVQGKLSWADIGSYRSATEVASMSVEEKRLGYASDELWRFRNLVERLARVNPAELSHNEKLAFWINIYNAMIMHAYLAYGVPKTDLKLFSLMQKAAYTVGGHSYNAATIEYMTLKMSPPLHRPQIALLLSILKLKVSDEQRQAGISTPEPLVSFALSCGMHSSPAVRIYSAENVGEELEEAQKDYIQASVGVSPRGKLIVPQMLHCFAKKSVDDCKVALWISRHLPPRQAAFVEQCIHRRQWWGFLGSSSSKCGIVPFDSRFRYLFLP is encoded by the exons TGTTACTAAAGAGTTCAACGGTCGTGATTCCCCCAAGAACAGCAAATTCCACCATTACAGATTTGAGCTCGAGCACGAT GTGAAGCGATTGAAAAATCAATTGCAGAAAGAGACTGCAATGCGCGCTCTTTTGCTGAAAGCTTCTGATCAAAGCCATAAGATTGAGCTGTCTCACGCATCTTCTCTTCCTCGCAGT GTTCAAGAACTTCTCACCAATATAGCAGCTATGGAAGCTACGGTCTCTAAGCTCGAACAAGAGATCATGTCTCTGCATTTCTTGCTGATTCAAGAACGAAACGAGAGAAAACTTGCCGAGTACAACCTCACCCATTCTCTATCTCCACCT AATGCTTTAGATTTGGTTAGACTTTCCGAAAAGAATGAAAGTCTACGCCCTAAAGACCACAAAGCACAACCTAGAAGCAAAGTGGCAAAGTCCTTGCAGAGTTTTGACAATGCTAATGAACTATCCAAGGAGATGATCAGATGCATGAGAAACATATTTGTGTCTCTAGGAGAGACATCTGCAGGATCCAAATCCTCACAAGAGACTGCCAGTGTTTCTTCTCGTGAGAAtcctccatcatcatcaacgtCATGGTGGTCTCCTTCAGAACACTCACGGATCTCCAGGTGGGCACAGAGTCCACGGATCGATATTCAGAAGAACTCAGATGTTTTAGCCACAGAGAGCGATGTGTTTGATCTTTATACAGTCCAAGGAAAGCTGAGCTGGGCTGACATCGGGAGTTACAGATCTGCAACTGAAGTGGCTTCAATGTCTGTTGAGGAGAAAAGGCTCGGATATGCTTCAGATGAGTTATGGAGATTCAG GAACCTCGTTGAAAGACTTGCCAGAGTAAATCCAGCAGAACTAAGCCACAACGAGAAGCTTGCCTTCTGGATCAACATATACAATGCCATGATCATGCAT GCATACTTGGCTTACGGCGTACCAAAAACTGACTTAAAGCTCTTCTCCTTGATGCAAAAG GCTGCTTATACAGTTGGTGGCCATTCATACAACGCAGCAACGATCGAATACATGACTTTAAAGATGAGCCCTCCTCTGCATCGTCCTCAAATT GCTCTGCTTCTCTCCATTCTCAAGCTGAAAGTATCAGACGAACAGAGACAAGCGGGGATAAGTACACCGGAACCTCTAGTGTCATTTGCTCTCAGCTGCGGGATGCACTCATCTCCTGCG GTGAGAATATACTCAGCCGAGAACGTAGgagaagaacttgaagaagctcAGAAAGATTATATCCAGGCGTCAGTGGGAGTGAGCCCAAGGGGAAAGTTGATTGTGCCCCAAATGCTTCACTGTTTCGCCAAGAAATCTGTCGATGACTGCAAGGTTGCTCTGTGGATTTCTCGTCATTTGCCTCCTCGCCAAGCTGCATTTGTTGAGCAGTGTATTCACAGGCGACAATGGTGGGGTTTTCTGGGTTCATCTAGTAGCAAATGCGGCATAGTTCCTTTTGATTCACGGTTCCGATATTTGTTTCTTCCGTAG
- the UP6 gene encoding uncharacterized protein (unknown protein 6 (UP6); Has 17 Blast hits to 17 proteins in 7 species: Archae - 0; Bacteria - 0; Metazoa - 0; Fungi - 0; Plants - 15; Viruses - 0; Other Eukaryotes - 2 (source: NCBI BLink).) has product MENHHRISATKYNGEAVSDDVGQGKLYSPNHAIKISPESDENVGQGNLYSPDHAIKIATNPDSVDSSSEEEEGEKQRKTIMLGLKNLAAVKDKVLEKLSAASVPSESLENAKQFLEGAIKDFAGAAQGMTKDALHRIKTQLAVIVPSVSPAVTEKIVDDAEKEAIDGEEEDESKSKESSGKLPFVSPTSSFFSSLAKPFSKL; this is encoded by the exons ATGGAAAATCATCACCGAATATCCGCCACAAAATACAACGGCGAAGCAGTGTCGGACGATGTGGGCCAGGGGAAGCTATATTCTCCAAACCACGCGATCAAAATCTCTCCAGAATCCGACGAAAACGTGGGCCAAGGGAACCTCTACTCTCCTGACCACGCGATCAAAATCGCAACGAACCCTGATTCCGTGGATTCCTcatcagaggaagaagaaggagagaagcagaggaagacgATCATGTTGGGGCTGAAGAATCTTGCGGCGGTTAAGGATAAAGTGTTAGAAAAACTATCGGCTGCTTCGGTTCCATCTGAGTCGCTTGAAAACGCTAAACAGTTTTTGGAAGGAGCCATTAAGGATTTCGCCGGAGCGGCGCAGGGTATGACGAAAGACGCGTTGCACCGGATTAAAACTCAGCTCGCTGTTATTGTTCCGTCTGTTTCTCCTGCCGTCACCGAAAag ATAGTGGACGATGCTGAGAAAGAAGCCATTGacggagaggaagaagatgagagcaAGTCAAAAGAAAGCTCCGGAAAGTTGCCGTTTGTTTCTCCGACATCTTCGTTTTTCAGCTCTCTCGCCAAACCTTTCTCCAAGCTTTGA
- a CDS encoding Ribosomal protein L20 (Ribosomal protein L20; FUNCTIONS IN: structural constituent of ribosome, rRNA binding; INVOLVED IN: translation, ribosome biogenesis; LOCATED IN: ribosome, intracellular; EXPRESSED IN: 22 plant structures; EXPRESSED DURING: 13 growth stages; CONTAINS InterPro DOMAIN/s: Ribosomal protein L20 (InterPro:IPR005813); BEST Arabidopsis thaliana protein match is: ribosomal protein L20 (TAIR:ATCG00660.1); Has 8162 Blast hits to 8162 proteins in 2777 species: Archae - 0; Bacteria - 5193; Metazoa - 126; Fungi - 0; Plants - 621; Viruses - 0; Other Eukaryotes - 2222 (source: NCBI BLink).), whose protein sequence is MNKKEIFKLAKGFRGRAKNCIRIARERVEKALQYSYRDRRNKKREMRGLWIERINAGSRQHGVNYGNFIHGLMKENIQLNRKVLSELSMHEPYSFKALVDVSRKSFPGNKNVVQASRKVDISSINA, encoded by the exons atgaacaagaagGAGATCTTCAAGCTAGCGAAGGGTTTCAGAGGAAGAGCTAAGAATTGTATAAGAATTGCGAGGGAAAGAGTCGAGAAAGCTCTGCAGTACTCTTACAGAGATAGGCGCAACAAGAAACGTGAGATGAGAGGTCTCTGGATCGAGCGCATCAACGCCGGTTCTCGTCAGCACGGT GTGAACTACGGGAACTTCATCCATGGACTGATGAAGGAGAACATCCAGCTGAACCGCAAAGTCCTCTCTGAGTTATCTATGCATGAACCTTACAGTTTCAAAGCACTTGTGGATGTCTCCCGCAAGTCGTTCCCTGGAAACAAGAACGTGGTCCAAGCATCTCGGAAAGTAGACATTTCATCCATCAATGCCTAG